The genomic window ATAAATAATATTACTGTCTGAAGGATGGAAAGCAAAGCCATAACAATCTTGATAGGGACTTTCATAAACCTGATACCAACTTTCTCCATAATCCGTGCTTTTATATATGACACCATACCAATAACCAGAACCTGATCTTTCACCACCAGCAAAAATAATATTGGGATAAAAAGGATGAATTGCAAAATCGTGAACATCTACATCTGAAGGTAATGATAGCTGTTGCCAAGTGAAACCGCCATCTGTGCTTTTAAATCCAGGACCATCTAAATCTCTATTGCAGATAAAAATTAAGTTATCATTTTGTGGATGAATTCTTATTGGATAGTTAAAAACCTCAGTTCCTCCTAACTGAATCCAGGTTTGTCCACCATCCATTGTTTTATATAAACGTGTGTTATAATAAAAATGGAATCCAAGTCCAATAGTCCCAGTAAAAACATAAATAATGTTTTCATCTTGTCTGCTAACAGCTATATCCCAGATAGGTGCAAATGGACCTGAATGAAAAGAAAAAGTATTACCTCCATCAGTGCTTTTCCATATTCCACCGTAATAAGTTCCTAAATAAAAAACACCTGTTGATGAGATATCAAAGGCATAGACTATTGCACCATTAGGAGATATGTTTTCCCATTCTGCCTTCAGGCTCCCAAAAAAGAAGAGCCCTATTATTACTATAAGGCTTATTTTATTTTTACCCATAAGATACCTCCTTTTTACACTAAATAATAAATTTAAAAATGCCCATAATTTTTATCTTTTAATTTAAAAAAATATTGTGGCACAATTTATTTTATTTAAGAATAATTTTACTTGACTTTTTTTTATTGTTTATTTTATAATTTTTCCACAAAATATGACAAATAATTTAATTATACCTATAAAAGTAATTGAACATTATCTTAATAATGGTTCATTAAGAAAGACTGCTAAGAATTTTAATATACATTACAACACCCTTTGGAAATGGGTAAAAATATATAAAAATCAGGGGTTTAAGGAGCAAGGAAAATTTGATGAACGAATTTTTTATGGATATAGAAGACCCTGGAACAGGATAAAGAGGGATTTAGAGGAGAAGATTGTTTTATTAAAGGAAAGGGACCCGGCATTAACTTTAAAAAAGGCAAAAGAAATTTTAGAAAAGGAGAATATAAAAATATCAATAAAGGGTATATGGGGGGTATGGAAAAGATACGGTTATGCAGGTTTTAAAAAGGAGAAAATCAGTAATAATTTTGTTGAATATGTTTCCTGGACGAAGGAAGCAGAAGTTAAATTTAGTTTAGCTAGAACTTTTTTTATTAAAAGGGAATTAAAAAAAGCAGGAGAAATTTTAAATTCTATTCCGGTTTTACCTAAAAATGAAATTTTAAAAGAAATTCCTGATGAATTCTTAAACTTAAAAAGGAAAATTGAAAAAATACTTTCTCTTTTTGGAAAGGTACAGGTTGGATCTTATATTAAGAGAATCAAAAAGTTGTATAAAGAATGCTTAAAAAGAAATTTGAATTATTCAGCATTAATTATCGGGTTAACCGAAGTTGGTGTTTTAGAATGGATTGGAAAGGCAAGTGAGGGTTTGAAAAGGATAAAGGAATTGGAAAGAATATTAAAAAGAAAAAAAGAGTATAATTCATATTTACTTTTTAATTTAAAATTTACTCTTCTTATAGAAAAAGGTATACTGAATGCTTATTTAGGAAGGATATATTATGCCCGGAGATATGCAAATCTATGTAAGAAAATATTAGAGAGAAAAAAAATTTCTTCTTCTTATCTTATGCTTGATATTGCAACTCTATACACTCATATAGGGGATTATAGAAAAGCAGAATATTTCTTTATAAAATCTATTGATGGTTTAGATGAAGAAAATAGAAAATGGGTGAATTATAACCTTGCATTAATTCTTTTTTTAAAAGGTGAATATAAAAAGGCAAAAGAAATTTCAAAGAATGCCTATTTTGGAGATTGGGCACAAAAAAGTTTCAGAGATTTATTTTATTCTCTTTTTTATATTTTAAAGGGTGAATTAATAAGGGCTATTTATTTATGCAATAAGGCTATCAAAAATTTTAAAAAAGAAGAACTTGTTTTGGGTATGTTTTATTCATATCTTACAATTTCTGCTTGTTATTCTGCGCTTGGGGAAATGAAAAAATCTAAAGAGTTATTAAAAAGAATTTTATTTTTCTGTAAAAATAAGGGACTTAAAAAACATCAAAATATTATTAATATTTTATTAGGTAAAAATAAAAATATTTTAAAACTAAAAAAGAGTAATTTATTATCTTCTATTTATATTTTGGTTTTGCTTAAAAAGAAAAAATTTATTAAAGCATTTTCTTTTGCAAAGAAAAAAGGTATATTAGGCTTTTTTTACCAGTTTATTTTCTTCTTCCCTGAATCCATAGAAAGAATGATTAAAAAAGGTTTTATTAAATTTTCAAAAAAAATTTTAGATTTACCTGTTTTAAACAAGGAAAATCCTGTATATGAAATAAAATTTCTAGGAAAATTGAAGATTTATAGAAGAGAAAAAGGTAAAAATAAAAGATTTTTAAAAATTAATCTATCTAACAGAGAAAGTGCCTTTATTATTCATCTTGCCCTAAGAATAAATGAACCTGGAAAAAGTATCCCTCTTCAATTTATTTATAATAATTTCTTCAATAGAACAAAAAACCCACAAAAAAATTTTAGGAGGTTACTTAAAAATATTAAGGAAAAATTAAAAATTAGAGGGTCTTTGATTGAGATTAATAGAAGAGACAAAACTTTAAAAAATAATGGAGTTTATTTTATAACAGATTATCAGGAGTTTATG from candidate division WOR-3 bacterium includes these protein-coding regions:
- a CDS encoding helix-turn-helix domain-containing protein, translated to MTNNLIIPIKVIEHYLNNGSLRKTAKNFNIHYNTLWKWVKIYKNQGFKEQGKFDERIFYGYRRPWNRIKRDLEEKIVLLKERDPALTLKKAKEILEKENIKISIKGIWGVWKRYGYAGFKKEKISNNFVEYVSWTKEAEVKFSLARTFFIKRELKKAGEILNSIPVLPKNEILKEIPDEFLNLKRKIEKILSLFGKVQVGSYIKRIKKLYKECLKRNLNYSALIIGLTEVGVLEWIGKASEGLKRIKELERILKRKKEYNSYLLFNLKFTLLIEKGILNAYLGRIYYARRYANLCKKILERKKISSSYLMLDIATLYTHIGDYRKAEYFFIKSIDGLDEENRKWVNYNLALILFLKGEYKKAKEISKNAYFGDWAQKSFRDLFYSLFYILKGELIRAIYLCNKAIKNFKKEELVLGMFYSYLTISACYSALGEMKKSKELLKRILFFCKNKGLKKHQNIINILLGKNKNILKLKKSNLLSSIYILVLLKKKKFIKAFSFAKKKGILGFFYQFIFFFPESIERMIKKGFIKFSKKILDLPVLNKENPVYEIKFLGKLKIYRREKGKNKRFLKINLSNRESAFIIHLALRINEPGKSIPLQFIYNNFFNRTKNPQKNFRRLLKNIKEKLKIRGSLIEINRRDKTLKNNGVYFITDYQEFMQALTAANTFLQAGEWKYAKREYLTAFDLFRGKPFEKMYDNLSEDMRTRIILRFESEIKNFIKAAKIYGDTKALLKIHGKIKTLIDNSQEE